In Anseongella ginsenosidimutans, one genomic interval encodes:
- the istB gene encoding IS21-like element helper ATPase IstB has product MESVKQEIKQLCEQFRLGALYPALDQAVQAAEKNNMGYATFTLQLLKAEAAHRTQRDELKRLKTAGLPKGVDLDHFDTSVDIGFPPKRMGQLRELNWVDQLFNIVLMGPSGVGKTRIASGLCLDAVRAGYSAYFRTMQDIVHTLQTKDAVPSQNTEYRRLMKANLIVIDDIMLFPLNKETAVAFFNFINQVYESASIIITTNKAPAEWAKMLDDEVIATALLDRMLYRCEIVKLSGDSYRMKNRKSFFDNSDD; this is encoded by the coding sequence ATGGAATCAGTAAAACAGGAAATCAAACAGTTATGCGAACAGTTCAGGCTCGGGGCCCTATATCCCGCATTGGACCAGGCCGTGCAGGCGGCAGAAAAAAACAACATGGGCTACGCCACCTTCACCCTGCAGCTGCTAAAGGCCGAAGCGGCACACCGCACCCAGCGCGATGAACTCAAACGCCTGAAAACTGCCGGGCTGCCAAAAGGGGTTGACCTTGACCACTTCGACACCTCCGTGGATATCGGGTTTCCCCCCAAAAGAATGGGCCAGCTCCGTGAGCTGAACTGGGTCGACCAGCTCTTCAATATCGTGCTAATGGGGCCATCCGGAGTAGGGAAAACACGGATTGCTTCCGGACTATGCCTGGATGCGGTCCGAGCCGGGTACAGCGCCTATTTCAGGACCATGCAGGACATCGTCCATACCCTGCAGACAAAGGACGCCGTACCTTCCCAAAATACCGAATACCGAAGGCTCATGAAGGCCAACCTGATCGTCATCGATGATATCATGCTATTCCCGCTGAACAAGGAAACCGCTGTCGCTTTCTTCAACTTCATCAACCAGGTTTATGAATCCGCTTCCATCATCATCACCACCAACAAAGCGCCCGCGGAATGGGCCAAAATGCTTGATGACGAAGTTATTGCAACCGCTTTGCTCGACAGGATGCTGTACCGGTGCGAGATCGTCAAGCTATCAGGTGATAGTTACCGAATGAAAAATAGGAAATCCTTCTTTGATAACTCAGACGACTAA
- a CDS encoding reverse transcriptase family protein, with translation MLDVPKLCRALYIKQRDLDFLVNNIDRFYYLKSNPKLDKFGNQLYDKHGRARTRNLYPSVKLLKVIQSRIHKIILKRIKLPNYAFGGIEFRDNVLNAKMHQGNKYFFNTDLRNFYPSVGHKQIFEMFLKNGFAPATASILTKLTTYKGQLPQGTPTSPYLANLAFVDAGLEIEAFANEFGLTFTTFVDDITLSGKTDFKEHLPTVLSIIASHGFRISHNKTFYQTRNPNVTGVILKPNGLCLSRKYMEKIDALEDKETPQAIGMINYYRRVAKISKTKTSLVKRRFT, from the coding sequence ATGCTTGACGTTCCTAAACTTTGCCGGGCCCTATATATTAAACAGAGGGACCTGGACTTTTTGGTAAACAACATCGACCGATTTTATTACCTAAAAAGCAATCCCAAACTGGACAAATTTGGAAATCAGCTGTACGATAAGCACGGCAGGGCAAGGACGAGGAACCTCTATCCCAGCGTGAAACTCTTGAAGGTGATCCAAAGCCGAATTCACAAAATCATCCTGAAGAGGATCAAGCTACCCAATTACGCCTTTGGTGGCATAGAATTTCGTGACAACGTCTTAAATGCGAAAATGCATCAGGGGAACAAATATTTTTTCAATACTGATCTTAGAAATTTCTATCCATCTGTCGGCCATAAACAGATATTTGAAATGTTCCTAAAAAATGGGTTCGCTCCGGCAACCGCCAGTATATTAACAAAGTTGACCACTTACAAAGGCCAGCTTCCGCAAGGAACCCCCACCTCTCCTTATTTGGCAAATCTTGCTTTCGTCGACGCCGGGCTGGAAATCGAAGCATTTGCCAATGAATTCGGTCTAACCTTCACTACCTTTGTGGACGATATTACGTTGTCGGGAAAAACGGATTTTAAAGAGCATCTCCCCACCGTTCTCTCGATCATCGCCTCACACGGTTTTAGAATCAGCCATAATAAAACTTTTTACCAAACCAGGAACCCTAACGTTACAGGCGTTATTTTAAAGCCTAATGGCCTGTGTCTTTCCAGAAAGTATATGGAAAAAATTGATGCTCTGGAAGATAAAGAGACGCCGCAAGCGATTGGGATGATCAATTATTATCGTAGGGTTGCTAAAATCAGCAAAACAAAAACTTCCCTAGTTAAGAGAAGATTCACGTGA
- a CDS encoding ATP-binding protein, whose amino-acid sequence MPESQNIEYKTSWRDEYLKWVCGFANAKGGKIFIGIDDKGNVAVVKDYKKLMDDIPNKVVNHLGLVVDVNLHKKDGNHYLEIDVPASEVVSSFDGKYYYRSGSTKQELKGAALQRLLLKKIGKHWENLPLTDITMDDLNKNTIRSFVRKAIEKDRIPASAAKEPPKSLLKRLGLVTPEGYLTHAAVLLFGKSPREVSLTATFRIGRFGKASHDLLFQDIVETNLFEMPDKVMETLKGKYLIRPISYKGLERMEPLEYPEPALREAILNAIIHKEYSAGTWIYLRVRDDRLTLWNPGPLPEELTIEQLKTDHSSHPRNEHIASVFFLAGYIENWGRGTNKIIEATLEAGLPEPLIEEDQGGIRVTFLKDIYTEEYLRMLDLNERQVNAILYTKKTGKITNKEYQKLFGISRITATRDLSNLVEKNFLSSSGDKGAGSFYTLRSIR is encoded by the coding sequence ATGCCTGAATCTCAAAACATAGAATACAAAACCTCCTGGCGAGACGAGTACCTGAAATGGGTATGCGGGTTCGCCAACGCCAAAGGTGGAAAAATCTTCATCGGCATTGATGACAAGGGGAATGTGGCGGTGGTGAAGGATTACAAGAAGCTAATGGACGACATTCCTAATAAAGTCGTCAATCACTTAGGGCTGGTCGTTGACGTGAACCTACACAAGAAAGACGGAAATCATTACCTGGAAATAGATGTGCCAGCCAGTGAAGTGGTCTCCTCTTTTGACGGCAAATACTATTATCGCAGCGGCAGCACCAAACAGGAGTTGAAGGGTGCGGCGCTGCAGCGTCTGCTGCTTAAAAAGATCGGCAAACACTGGGAGAATTTACCGTTGACAGACATCACGATGGATGACCTCAATAAGAATACGATCCGCTCGTTTGTCCGCAAAGCCATAGAAAAAGATCGCATACCAGCTAGCGCAGCAAAGGAGCCTCCCAAAAGTTTGTTGAAGCGATTGGGCCTCGTCACCCCGGAGGGATATCTTACCCATGCCGCCGTTTTATTGTTCGGAAAATCACCGAGAGAGGTTTCCCTCACGGCGACCTTCAGAATAGGAAGATTCGGAAAAGCAAGCCACGACCTTCTGTTTCAGGATATCGTAGAAACCAATCTCTTCGAGATGCCGGACAAGGTCATGGAAACCCTGAAAGGCAAATACCTTATCCGACCAATCTCCTACAAGGGCCTGGAACGAATGGAACCCCTTGAATATCCCGAACCAGCGCTCAGGGAAGCCATCTTGAACGCGATCATCCACAAAGAATACTCCGCTGGCACCTGGATCTACCTCCGTGTGCGAGATGACCGTTTAACCCTTTGGAATCCCGGCCCGTTGCCGGAGGAACTAACGATTGAGCAACTGAAAACCGATCATTCCTCCCATCCTCGCAACGAACATATCGCCAGCGTCTTCTTCCTGGCCGGTTACATTGAAAATTGGGGCCGGGGCACCAACAAGATCATTGAAGCCACCCTGGAAGCCGGACTGCCCGAACCGCTGATCGAGGAAGACCAGGGCGGGATCAGGGTAACGTTTTTGAAAGATATTTATACCGAAGAGTATTTACGAATGCTCGATCTAAATGAGCGGCAGGTGAATGCCATTCTGTATACAAAGAAGACAGGCAAGATCACGAACAAGGAATACCAGAAACTATTCGGCATCTCGCGCATTACTGCAACACGTGATTTATCCAATCTAGTTGAAAAGAATTTTCTTAGCAGCTCAGGGGATAAAGGTGCAGGCTCTTTTTATACGCTGCGGTCAATTCGATAA
- a CDS encoding helix-turn-helix domain-containing protein: MTKVTFLDCNTIKVVALDGEIFTLKPHLPVPKDNQQDTADLLAFYFDENFSEDKTSMGYWVLMKMMAKTGFSFAWGGSDRSEERERIGTRIRQLREKKGIEAKALAKLADIDAANLSRIEQGRYAVGLDVLSRIAGSLGVKVDLI; the protein is encoded by the coding sequence ATGACCAAAGTTACTTTTTTGGACTGCAACACAATCAAAGTAGTTGCTCTTGATGGAGAAATATTCACCCTGAAACCACATCTGCCCGTTCCAAAAGATAATCAACAGGATACAGCCGACTTATTAGCGTTCTACTTTGATGAGAACTTTTCCGAAGATAAAACAAGCATGGGATATTGGGTTTTAATGAAAATGATGGCCAAGACAGGTTTTTCATTTGCATGGGGAGGAAGTGACCGCAGTGAAGAACGCGAGCGAATCGGCACAAGAATTCGTCAGCTACGCGAAAAAAAAGGCATCGAAGCAAAGGCATTAGCCAAATTGGCAGACATTGATGCGGCTAATCTCAGTCGAATAGAACAAGGACGATATGCAGTCGGCTTGGACGTCCTCTCCAGAATTGCTGGTTCGCTCGGCGTAAAGGTCGATTTAATTTAA
- a CDS encoding S8 family peptidase, which yields MRTPRIRPDAFNIENLTWAITIHRNPSGHLIGVLDNGVRPITPLSDIVAPHGIDIITGIPSNAMQPSHPHGTIVASLAAIGLQFFKTELNEFVADANILPIRILESFDGMFQVFGLINAIKTAVREHGVRIFNLSVCAQSKMYNEPPSVLAYQLDRLAYDLDILIFIATGNLDEADIQIMHSPEWSNNEFHRYPFHFYDPEASTDCHVCEATNICVPAESLNNVTVGATADNLRDNTTDLTLSRELPAYYTRKNHYDYSRSVNGTSIRQGQINRNISKPDIVMPGGDRMAPSAGMQVFGFGDQGNDFYTFDSGTSLATPLASNLAAKILNRYPDLNMQTVKALIINSAERQLDASFLDKVEKKIKDKVSRAKFGVDFSSLSKGQKAQISKGFNKQNLYRNLVGYGQPDDDNVLYSTDKSVTLVLEDSIANRTHRVIPITIPPYLLEREQSKRLYIKATLCFKTYPNWGNHLDYNSLHISFNFARQVDGALNHAANVIADRTDSFFDQFYQTEAILTETDHDKVQALKAAERKKAMGIKGELKGWSEDYFPLVNKPCSNTQQLDIHIQKDEIAKVSGRIVLVLRCALKDNLSPALDAWAQAQASHPFSIVLSINDETKLFDDFSLYDELVAINNLAPIAYLEGEAGAAEVEVETQV from the coding sequence TTGCGTACACCCCGAATTAGACCTGATGCCTTTAACATTGAGAATCTCACTTGGGCAATCACTATCCATCGTAATCCCAGCGGCCACCTTATCGGAGTGTTAGATAACGGTGTCCGTCCCATTACTCCTCTAAGCGATATCGTTGCACCACATGGCATAGATATAATTACTGGGATACCTTCTAATGCCATGCAACCAAGCCATCCTCATGGTACAATTGTAGCATCCTTGGCTGCCATAGGACTTCAATTCTTTAAAACAGAACTGAACGAGTTTGTTGCTGATGCTAACATTTTGCCGATCAGGATTTTGGAAAGCTTTGATGGCATGTTTCAGGTGTTCGGTCTCATTAACGCTATTAAAACAGCAGTTCGAGAGCATGGCGTCAGAATATTCAACCTTTCTGTTTGCGCGCAATCTAAAATGTACAATGAACCTCCATCGGTATTAGCTTATCAGTTAGATCGTTTGGCCTATGACCTGGATATTCTTATTTTTATTGCCACGGGTAATCTGGACGAAGCCGATATACAGATTATGCATTCCCCAGAGTGGTCAAATAATGAATTTCATCGATATCCCTTCCATTTCTACGATCCGGAAGCAAGTACAGACTGTCATGTATGTGAAGCTACAAACATTTGTGTTCCTGCTGAAAGTCTAAACAATGTAACAGTTGGTGCTACAGCGGATAATTTAAGAGACAATACTACGGATCTTACCCTATCTAGAGAACTCCCAGCTTATTATACCCGTAAGAACCATTACGATTACAGTAGATCTGTGAATGGTACCTCTATCCGTCAAGGTCAGATTAACCGAAATATTTCGAAACCTGACATCGTGATGCCTGGAGGTGACCGTATGGCCCCTTCCGCAGGTATGCAGGTATTCGGATTTGGTGATCAAGGGAACGATTTTTACACATTTGATTCAGGTACAAGTTTAGCTACACCTTTAGCATCAAACCTTGCCGCTAAAATTTTGAACCGGTATCCAGACCTGAACATGCAAACTGTCAAAGCATTAATCATCAATTCGGCTGAAAGACAACTAGATGCTTCATTTTTAGACAAAGTAGAAAAGAAAATAAAGGACAAGGTTAGTCGAGCAAAATTTGGCGTCGATTTCAGCAGCTTATCTAAAGGGCAGAAAGCCCAAATTAGTAAAGGATTCAACAAGCAAAATTTATATCGTAATCTTGTAGGATATGGACAACCGGATGATGACAACGTCTTGTATTCAACTGATAAATCCGTCACGTTAGTATTAGAAGATTCGATAGCCAATCGCACTCACCGTGTTATCCCTATTACGATTCCTCCATATCTTTTAGAACGAGAACAGTCCAAACGGCTGTACATCAAAGCCACCCTTTGCTTCAAGACTTATCCCAACTGGGGTAATCATTTAGATTATAATTCATTGCACATCTCGTTCAATTTTGCAAGGCAAGTAGATGGTGCTTTAAATCACGCTGCTAATGTCATTGCTGATCGTACTGACAGCTTCTTTGACCAATTTTATCAAACAGAGGCGATACTTACAGAAACTGACCACGACAAAGTTCAAGCGCTGAAAGCTGCAGAGCGCAAAAAGGCAATGGGTATAAAAGGAGAACTTAAAGGTTGGTCAGAAGATTATTTTCCACTGGTAAACAAGCCATGCTCCAACACACAACAATTGGATATCCATATTCAAAAAGATGAGATAGCTAAGGTGTCTGGTCGGATTGTATTGGTGTTACGTTGCGCGCTAAAGGACAACCTTTCTCCAGCGCTGGACGCCTGGGCACAAGCTCAAGCAAGCCATCCCTTTTCCATTGTACTTTCGATAAATGACGAGACCAAATTGTTCGATGATTTTAGTTTATATGATGAGTTAGTGGCAATTAATAATCTTGCACCAATTGCTTATTTGGAAGGGGAGGCAGGGGCAGCCGAAGTCGAAGTAGAAACCCAAGTTTAA
- a CDS encoding nucleotidyltransferase family protein, giving the protein MITASQKDVILHTLAPHKPAMVGIFGSFARNENTTDSDLDILVDFKAVVNLLDLIGLEQELSEILGVKVDLITRRSLSSHIEPYVDKDLIRIL; this is encoded by the coding sequence ATGATCACCGCGAGCCAAAAAGATGTTATCCTGCATACGCTAGCCCCTCACAAGCCAGCGATGGTGGGCATATTTGGGTCGTTTGCCCGAAATGAAAACACAACAGACAGCGACTTGGACATTCTGGTGGATTTCAAGGCGGTGGTGAATCTGTTGGATCTGATCGGGTTAGAACAGGAATTGTCTGAAATATTGGGCGTAAAAGTAGATCTGATTACCCGAAGATCGCTATCTTCACACATCGAGCCTTATGTGGATAAGGACCTAATTCGTATTTTATGA
- a CDS encoding SEC-C metal-binding domain-containing protein encodes MTANKLNCAESDNETGAKRWALLEMIYTAQNNYLRVFKLLADKDYYVAWCVLERIEIAIKTILRHYTFIDDEYKILFIQEYVTKLQRLFPYKLFASSEFVKKEVRCSICNNIISLRNRCGHRKGEFYKGEHCSHLITNAEILAIAIVEKPFNKYSVANVTGKDNDPYCYPLIDYLLSIIDHPFNEWDTRESKILENHALYTAGRNDKCPCGSKLKYKKCCLKKAGVELPHTDFILRQPTVNTFGKIPTNKKLLVFGGKA; translated from the coding sequence ATGACCGCGAACAAGTTAAATTGTGCCGAAAGCGACAATGAAACTGGTGCGAAGCGTTGGGCATTACTGGAAATGATTTATACAGCACAGAATAATTATTTGAGAGTATTCAAGCTGTTGGCTGACAAGGATTATTATGTTGCCTGGTGTGTTCTTGAGAGGATCGAAATCGCAATTAAAACAATTCTTCGGCACTATACCTTTATAGACGACGAATATAAAATCCTCTTTATTCAGGAATACGTCACTAAGCTTCAGAGACTGTTTCCCTACAAACTATTTGCCAGTTCAGAATTCGTTAAGAAGGAAGTACGATGTAGCATCTGTAACAACATTATCTCCTTACGCAATCGATGTGGTCATCGGAAGGGGGAATTTTACAAAGGTGAACATTGCTCACACTTAATCACCAACGCGGAAATATTGGCTATTGCTATCGTTGAAAAGCCTTTTAATAAGTACTCAGTTGCCAATGTCACCGGCAAAGATAACGACCCATACTGTTATCCCTTAATTGATTACTTGCTCTCTATTATTGATCATCCTTTTAATGAATGGGATACTCGCGAATCGAAAATACTAGAAAACCATGCACTGTATACAGCGGGAAGAAATGATAAATGTCCCTGCGGCTCAAAGCTAAAGTACAAAAAGTGTTGCTTGAAAAAGGCAGGTGTTGAATTGCCGCATACGGACTTTATTCTACGCCAACCCACAGTAAATACTTTTGGCAAAATCCCGACGAACAAGAAGCTGCTTGTTTTCGGAGGTAAGGCGTGA
- a CDS encoding HepT-like ribonuclease domain-containing protein → MEWKKIAGMRDKLIHDYIGVDLGRYGR, encoded by the coding sequence ATCGAATGGAAGAAAATCGCGGGTATGAGGGACAAGTTAATCCACGATTATATCGGCGTTGACCTTGGGCGGTATGGGCGGTAG
- a CDS encoding helix-turn-helix domain-containing protein, producing the protein MTTDMPKKIHQGRNVKRFREMLGIKQEALATELGEDWSQKKISLLEQKETIEPSLLEQVAKILKVPAEAIRNFDEEAAIHNIQNNYDNAVINAGPSINYRCTFNPIDKIVQLYDEKVALIERLLESEREKVEMLKGKEGKQM; encoded by the coding sequence ATGACAACAGATATGCCGAAAAAAATTCATCAGGGAAGAAACGTGAAGCGTTTCAGGGAAATGCTGGGCATTAAGCAAGAAGCATTAGCAACTGAGCTTGGGGAAGACTGGTCACAGAAGAAAATATCGCTTTTGGAACAAAAGGAGACCATTGAACCGAGCCTATTAGAACAAGTGGCGAAAATTTTGAAGGTTCCTGCCGAAGCTATTAGAAATTTTGATGAAGAAGCAGCAATTCATAATATCCAGAACAATTATGACAACGCTGTTATTAACGCCGGACCAAGCATAAACTATCGTTGTACTTTTAACCCGATTGATAAGATCGTTCAGCTATACGATGAGAAAGTTGCCTTGATTGAGCGTTTGCTAGAAAGCGAGCGGGAGAAGGTGGAGATGCTGAAAGGGAAAGAAGGAAAACAAATGTGA
- a CDS encoding Fic family protein: protein MELGLIAYTIPAKPNSRLQKYRITPSGYEYITLY from the coding sequence TTGGAGTTAGGCCTGATTGCATATACTATACCTGCTAAGCCGAATAGTCGGCTGCAGAAATATCGAATTACACCTTCAGGCTACGAGTATATTACCCTTTATTGA
- a CDS encoding helix-turn-helix domain-containing protein, whose amino-acid sequence MDLGKTIKDYRVRKGYKQNEFAEKCGLTQAYLSKIENNQKEPTLAVLKTIAGALQLPLPILFFVSMTAEDVDPKKKEAYQMIESSIKGMVENFF is encoded by the coding sequence ATGGACTTAGGCAAGACAATAAAGGATTATAGGGTCAGGAAGGGCTATAAGCAAAATGAATTTGCTGAGAAATGCGGCTTAACCCAGGCATATCTTTCCAAAATTGAAAACAATCAGAAAGAGCCGACATTAGCTGTTTTAAAAACCATTGCCGGGGCCCTACAACTTCCTTTGCCAATCCTGTTTTTTGTATCCATGACAGCGGAAGACGTCGATCCGAAGAAAAAAGAGGCCTACCAGATGATAGAATCGTCCATAAAAGGCATGGTTGAAAACTTCTTTTAG
- a CDS encoding helix-turn-helix transcriptional regulator has product MHDLIPEYKNLLAGQYSGQVTDELKTEGIIAVAARYSSEESDARMHSHCNAHISFVLKGGSREKRNQSAYERHPGSIAFYHSGEVHQTIPVLPSTHINVEVEDCFLKKFDIPEHLLQKAVDTHVDLPMIMLQIYRELLSKDAFTHSTLEMLLLGVLGSVQKKEKQKVPSWILIVNEMMNDLWDKQPTLSDLSSATGVHPVTISKYFPVFYSSTFGEYMRKLKINRSITMLGHYSLTEIAYKCGFSDQSHFIRNFKFYSGFLPSELQNKISKD; this is encoded by the coding sequence ATGCACGATCTAATACCAGAATACAAGAACTTACTTGCGGGACAATACTCAGGCCAGGTCACGGATGAACTGAAAACAGAGGGGATCATAGCAGTTGCCGCCCGCTACTCCTCTGAAGAAAGCGATGCGCGCATGCACTCACATTGTAACGCCCACATTAGTTTTGTCCTGAAAGGCGGGAGCAGGGAGAAGCGAAATCAAAGCGCCTATGAAAGACACCCGGGAAGTATTGCTTTTTATCACAGCGGAGAAGTCCATCAAACCATCCCTGTTCTACCCAGTACCCATATTAATGTAGAAGTTGAAGATTGCTTTTTAAAGAAATTTGATATTCCGGAACATCTTCTTCAAAAAGCGGTCGACACGCATGTTGACTTACCTATGATCATGCTCCAGATATACAGAGAGTTGCTCTCAAAGGATGCCTTTACTCATTCTACACTGGAAATGTTATTGCTCGGTGTCCTCGGCAGCGTTCAAAAAAAAGAGAAGCAGAAAGTCCCATCGTGGATATTGATTGTAAATGAAATGATGAATGATCTTTGGGACAAGCAGCCAACGTTAAGTGATCTGTCTTCCGCAACAGGGGTACATCCCGTTACCATCTCAAAATATTTCCCTGTGTTTTATTCATCTACGTTTGGCGAATACATGCGTAAACTTAAAATAAACCGAAGCATTACGATGCTCGGACATTATTCACTTACAGAAATAGCCTATAAATGCGGATTTTCCGACCAAAGCCACTTTATAAGGAATTTTAAATTTTATTCGGGCTTTTTACCAAGTGAGCTGCAAAATAAAATAAGCAAGGATTAG
- a CDS encoding HepT-like ribonuclease domain-containing protein has translation MSTCGISRECIQKTFECTNALSEDQFLKSRMVSDAVIRNFEIIGEASRKISPDFKSVTRISNGRKSRV, from the coding sequence TTGTCTACGTGCGGCATATCCAGGGAGTGTATTCAGAAGACTTTTGAATGCACAAATGCACTTTCCGAAGACCAGTTTCTGAAAAGCCGGATGGTATCCGATGCGGTGATCCGAAATTTTGAGATCATCGGCGAAGCATCAAGGAAGATCTCTCCTGATTTTAAGTCCGTTACCCGGATATCGAATGGAAGAAAATCGCGGGTATGA
- the istA gene encoding IS21 family transposase, producing the protein MNYYLSKIMLYHHIHKMSREGHSISRISMELGLNWRTVKRMLSMDERAFTQELERGRTREKVLDAYEGFVREKLSLHPETPAAQLHDWPKEYHAGFPRVSQKTVFNFVQYVRDKHNIPRTDPVREYMAVEELPYGQQGQADFGFYNMRTTTGKIKKVQFFTFVLSRSRHKYVIFSDSPFTCELLVYAHERAFKFTGGVPREVVYDQDRLMMVSENLGDIILTGAFRSYVRQRGINTWSCRKADPESKGKVENVVKYVKRNFLYNRYYRDLETLNDQTVAWLHRTANNLPHGTTGKVPREELDTEQAFLSPWYPVAIPPPEYPVHAVRRDNTISWKSNLYSVPLGTYKGPGTTVTIKPSAEGITVLGVQGNLLCVHRISPLKGQKIILTDHKRDKSTAIAEMMESFAAMMPDHDAALAWIKIVKDSKPRYIRDQVQSLVETVSTLELQVTAATLEYCVAHGINGAADFKAVSAKLQGQSKKRETKVIRMNPLGGGRIAGADIQPDRSDIADYDDLLEKF; encoded by the coding sequence ATGAATTATTATCTGAGCAAAATTATGCTGTACCATCACATTCACAAGATGTCCCGTGAGGGCCATTCGATCAGCCGGATTTCAATGGAGCTGGGGCTGAACTGGCGTACGGTCAAGCGGATGCTGTCCATGGATGAGCGGGCCTTTACCCAAGAGCTTGAGAGAGGCCGCACGCGGGAGAAGGTGCTTGATGCCTACGAGGGTTTCGTCAGGGAAAAGCTGTCACTTCATCCGGAAACACCGGCCGCGCAGCTGCACGACTGGCCGAAGGAGTACCATGCCGGATTTCCGCGGGTAAGCCAGAAAACCGTTTTTAATTTTGTCCAGTACGTGCGGGACAAACACAACATCCCGCGTACCGACCCGGTGCGGGAGTACATGGCCGTGGAGGAGCTTCCCTACGGACAGCAGGGGCAGGCCGACTTCGGGTTCTACAACATGCGGACCACCACGGGTAAAATAAAGAAAGTCCAGTTCTTCACGTTCGTATTGTCCCGTTCGCGCCACAAATATGTAATATTCTCAGACTCCCCTTTCACCTGCGAACTGCTGGTGTATGCCCACGAGCGGGCTTTTAAGTTCACCGGCGGTGTTCCGCGGGAAGTGGTCTACGATCAGGACCGGCTGATGATGGTCTCAGAAAACCTGGGGGATATCATTCTTACCGGAGCGTTCAGGTCCTATGTACGCCAGCGGGGCATCAATACCTGGTCCTGCCGCAAGGCCGATCCCGAGAGCAAGGGTAAGGTGGAGAACGTGGTTAAGTATGTCAAACGTAACTTCCTGTATAACCGCTATTATCGGGATCTGGAGACATTGAATGACCAGACGGTGGCCTGGCTGCACCGCACGGCCAACAACCTGCCACACGGCACCACGGGCAAAGTACCGCGTGAAGAACTGGATACCGAACAAGCCTTCCTCTCCCCCTGGTACCCGGTGGCCATACCACCGCCGGAATATCCCGTGCATGCCGTACGGCGCGACAATACCATCAGCTGGAAGAGCAACCTGTACAGTGTCCCGCTGGGCACCTACAAGGGGCCCGGAACTACCGTAACCATAAAGCCCTCCGCTGAAGGGATCACCGTGCTGGGAGTACAGGGCAATCTCTTGTGTGTGCATAGGATCTCCCCGCTGAAAGGACAGAAAATCATCCTTACCGACCACAAGCGCGACAAAAGCACGGCCATCGCAGAAATGATGGAAAGCTTTGCCGCCATGATGCCCGACCACGATGCGGCCCTGGCATGGATTAAAATAGTCAAAGACAGCAAACCCCGGTACATCCGCGATCAGGTCCAGTCTTTGGTAGAAACGGTAAGTACACTAGAGCTGCAGGTCACTGCCGCTACCCTGGAATACTGCGTGGCACACGGAATCAATGGCGCTGCCGACTTCAAGGCCGTGTCGGCAAAACTGCAGGGTCAATCGAAGAAGCGTGAAACCAAGGTGATACGGATGAACCCCCTGGGCGGTGGCAGGATCGCCGGGGCCGATATCCAGCCCGACAGGAGCGATATCGCCGACTACGATGACCTGCTGGAAAAATTCTGA